From the Acidicapsa ligni genome, one window contains:
- a CDS encoding ATP-binding protein produces the protein MRSTFTKIFLSFWLTEFLIIICTIFILAHQFESNEVAYTSLFAMMQTNAQRSLDAYQSGGCKAMLTIPNVFPLDGPSPADQPALLFDPSGKALCQDVDEKIYAAVIKNIFKDGYLLGERHGPGYLEGIRVKDAHGQEFAYLVRGTYPKEVYIPYREELPRLVISLIVSVLVTFGITMVITRPIGSLREAARQLAAGNLRARAKWPKGKKNSESSDELWGLVYDFNHMADRLESVVDAQMLLLRDVSHELRSPLARLSVALELAREEAQPGMDEQLDRIEREAGRLNALIGQLLSLSHLESTKRLPDGQSVNLSDMVSELLPDMEYEAQGRNCHVSFVAAMSLEVHGSRELLGRAVENVIRNAIAYTAEGTSVEIELMREEFGGQPTALLAVQDHGPGVPEEGLKSIFRPFYRLDLSRQRSTGGYGVGLAIAERAIRLHGGEVLARNAAGGGLIVEMRLPLFATVVEADQPTSQRSTA, from the coding sequence ATGCGAAGCACATTTACAAAAATATTTCTTTCCTTCTGGCTCACCGAATTTCTGATCATTATTTGCACTATCTTCATCCTTGCGCATCAGTTCGAATCGAACGAAGTGGCCTATACCTCATTGTTCGCGATGATGCAGACAAACGCGCAGCGTTCGCTGGACGCATACCAATCCGGTGGCTGCAAAGCAATGCTGACGATTCCGAATGTCTTTCCATTGGATGGACCGAGTCCCGCAGATCAGCCTGCTCTTCTCTTTGACCCGTCGGGCAAGGCGCTCTGCCAGGACGTAGACGAGAAGATATATGCAGCGGTGATAAAAAATATCTTCAAAGACGGCTATCTGCTTGGGGAGCGACACGGGCCCGGCTATCTGGAAGGTATACGCGTAAAGGATGCGCACGGCCAGGAATTCGCCTATCTGGTGCGTGGCACATATCCCAAGGAAGTCTATATTCCCTATCGCGAAGAACTGCCGCGACTGGTGATTAGTCTCATCGTATCGGTGCTGGTCACCTTTGGCATCACCATGGTGATCACGCGTCCTATCGGTTCACTGCGAGAGGCAGCCAGGCAGCTCGCTGCTGGAAATTTGCGTGCTCGCGCCAAGTGGCCAAAAGGTAAAAAGAACTCGGAGAGCAGCGATGAACTGTGGGGCCTCGTCTATGACTTCAATCACATGGCCGATCGTTTGGAGTCCGTCGTGGATGCGCAAATGCTGCTGCTTCGAGATGTCTCTCATGAGCTGCGATCGCCGCTGGCGCGGTTAAGTGTAGCTCTGGAGTTAGCGCGTGAAGAAGCTCAGCCCGGCATGGATGAGCAGTTGGATCGCATCGAGCGCGAGGCTGGCAGATTGAATGCACTGATCGGTCAGTTGCTAAGCCTGTCGCACCTGGAATCGACCAAGCGTTTACCCGATGGCCAGAGCGTAAATCTGAGTGATATGGTCAGCGAACTTCTGCCGGATATGGAGTATGAGGCACAGGGACGGAACTGCCACGTGAGCTTTGTTGCTGCGATGAGCCTTGAGGTGCATGGAAGTCGCGAACTGCTTGGCCGCGCGGTAGAGAATGTGATTCGCAACGCGATTGCCTACACCGCTGAAGGAACATCGGTTGAGATCGAGTTGATGCGCGAAGAGTTCGGTGGACAACCGACTGCTCTACTCGCTGTGCAGGATCATGGTCCCGGCGTGCCTGAAGAGGGATTGAAGTCGATCTTCCGCCCGTTCTATCGCCTAGATCTATCCAGGCAGAGATCTACGGGAGGCTATGGCGTAGGCCTTGCAATCGCAGAACGCGCAATTCGGCTGCATGGCGGCGAAGTTCTCGCTCGCAATGCAGCCGGTGGAGGTTTGATTGTGGAGATGCGTCTTCCACTGTTCGCTACCGTGGTGGAAGCAGATCAGCCAACATCGCAAAGATCGACGGCCTGA
- a CDS encoding hydroxypyruvate isomerase family protein, whose translation MTFLNRRTLVSSAIATTATALIAPGSFMSAEEKETPVPRKNRIHQSVSRWCYEKIPLDQLCVAAAAMGLKGIDLLEPDEFEIPRRYGLICTMGYVDAGTIGKALNRVENHDAIEAGLRKNVPLAAKAGVPNVITFSGLRAGLSDEEGARNTVIGLRRVRSIVEDHGINLCMELLNSKKDHHDYMCDHTAWGVRVLEEVNSPNIKLLYDIYHMQIMEGDLIATIRANSKWLGHFHTGGVPGRHELNDTQEVNWRGVMSGIADTGYTGYVAHEFVPTGDPLTSLRQAVDLCDVG comes from the coding sequence ATGACATTCCTCAATCGCCGCACACTGGTCAGCTCTGCGATCGCCACCACGGCTACGGCCTTAATCGCCCCTGGGAGTTTTATGTCTGCGGAAGAAAAAGAAACGCCTGTTCCACGCAAAAATCGAATCCATCAATCCGTGTCGCGCTGGTGCTACGAGAAGATTCCGTTGGATCAGCTTTGCGTGGCGGCAGCGGCAATGGGCCTCAAGGGCATTGACTTATTAGAACCCGATGAATTCGAAATCCCGCGTCGTTACGGCCTCATCTGCACGATGGGTTACGTTGACGCAGGCACGATCGGAAAAGCTCTGAATCGCGTGGAAAACCACGATGCGATCGAGGCTGGTTTACGTAAGAACGTGCCACTCGCAGCCAAGGCCGGGGTGCCGAATGTCATCACCTTTTCCGGCCTTCGCGCCGGGCTTTCCGATGAAGAAGGCGCACGCAATACCGTAATCGGTCTGCGCAGAGTGCGCAGCATCGTTGAAGATCACGGCATTAATCTTTGCATGGAATTGCTTAACAGCAAAAAAGATCACCATGACTACATGTGCGACCACACTGCGTGGGGAGTGCGCGTCCTGGAAGAGGTAAACTCGCCGAACATCAAGTTACTGTATGACATCTACCACATGCAGATTATGGAAGGTGACTTGATAGCGACGATCCGTGCTAACAGTAAGTGGCTGGGGCATTTTCATACCGGCGGAGTTCCCGGCAGACACGAACTGAACGATACCCAGGAGGTGAACTGGCGCGGTGTTATGAGCGGCATTGCTGACACCGGTTATACCGGCTATGTTGCTCACGAGTTCGTACCCACCGGAGATCCACTCACATCCCTGCGTCAGGCCGTCGATCTTTGCGATGTTGGCTGA